tatccttcttctccttctgcaAGACCTGCTCCTCCCACAGCGCCTGGTCCACCTGATCGTCGGTGAGCACGACAGGCTGGTACTTCTCATGGAAAAGCCGCTCGTTGGTCTCGGAATGCAGCTGGTGGGTCCCGACCACCCGCAAATGCGCCGGCAGGTGCAGAAATTCGTCGTCGTTGATGTCGCAGTCGCGCATCCGGGCCCCCAGCACCCACCAGCGGCCCACGAAGCCCACGTCCAGGATCCGGCCGGGGAAGTCGGTCCAGCGGGGCTGCAGATAGCGACAGCGCGCCTGGTAGAGGCTGGCCTGGGCGTCGAAGGGCGCCTCGTACACCAGCGAACAGAGCCCCAGGTTCACGTGGCGCAGCCGGCCACGGCCCCGAAGCCAGAGCAGCCGCTGCACGAAGGCTTCGGACTCGCGGTTGCGCGTGGCGGGCGCCAGCAGCAGGAGGGTCCCCGACGCCTCCAGCAACGCCTCCTCGAAGGCACCCTCGCCCGGCGCCAACGTGCAGCAGGCCGCCGCGCCGCCCAGCAGCCCCACATACACGGCCGCGCGCCCCGGCCGGGCACGAGCCTCCGCCGCCGCGTCCCTGCAGGCCTCGGCGTAGTCTCGGAGCAGCGCGCGAGCCCAGGAGCCTGAGGGAAGAGGAGCGCGATCAGAGTGATCCGGCGGCGGCGGACTCCCACCCTACGGCCTTCCGCCGCTACTCACCCAGCCGCGCCCACACTCCGGGCTTCGCAGCTACAGCGACGCCCACCTCTGCGCGGCGCCGGGACCAAAGTCGCCTCAGAGCTGCCGCGGCCATCCCCTTCTGGCTTGGGGGTCCGCGCTCCGGGAAGAAGCTCCCGATACCCGAAGAACCCAGCAGTCTCTCCTGCGCAAGCGCCAACTTTACCGGAAGTGGCTTCCCAACGGGAGAGTATAGGAAGAGGACCGGCGCCGGATGTTGCTGTCGTGTCGGAGTTGGGTCTCTCTGACTGGCAGGCAGGCCGCGCAGGCGCAGAGAGTCCCAGCCACGCCGACCCAGGTGGCTTCAGGTGAGGGGGGCGGGGCGCACCTTTGGAGACTGGGCTACGAGTTCAAGCCTCCGTGGGTGCCGTTGGCCGCCAGGTAGGGCTGGGGGCCGAGGGACCGGCTCGGGGGCACGGGGGAAGCGGACCTGATCGGCCTGTGCCCTTAGCGAGGGATGCGGAGACGCCCCTGAACGACCATGGCAGCGGCCGACGAGCTGACCTTTCACGGTGAGTGCGGCCCCGACATAGCGGGATGTCCTACTCCCGCGCCCCTCGCCAGTACCTCCCCACCCATGCGGCTTCCAGCTTCTCTAACCCGAATCCCAGGCGGCTGTGAACTCTGACTCAGGAGTGAGACCCATCCCTGACTCGAACCCCGCTCCCGCCGTGAACTCAGACCTCAAACCCGAGCCTCTAGTCCCCAGACCCTGACCTCATCCCAGGGCCAATCCTAACTTGCAGTTCCACGTTAGGAGGAAGGGAACAGGTGTCCTCCGGATGCCTCCAAGCTGAGGAAGTTGGGCCCCCGCCTTGGGGGTGATGAGTGGCCCAGCAGAGCCTTCGCCCACAGAGGAGCATCGGCTTGGCTTGGGCCCAGTCGAATTCTTTCCACCCCCCCAAAGTGCGTGTGTCCCATATCCCCCCTCCACAGAATTCGAGGAGGCCACTAATCTTCTGGCTGAGACTCCTGATGCAGCCACCACCAGCAGAAGCAATCAGCCAACCTCACAGGGGCATGTGGCTGTGGCTATGGGCTCAGGTGACAGCTATGGAGCCGAGGATGAGGTGGAGGAAGAGAGTGACAAGGCTTCGGTGAGtccctgtcctgcctcctgcctccgtGCAGCCTGCTGCTGACCCAGGCTGTTGGGGCAGGCGCTGAGTGTCCGTGCTGTGTGTAGCTCCtgcaggagaagcagcagcagcagcagcagcccggATTCTGGACCTTCAGCTACTATCAGAGCTTCTTTGACGTGGATACCTCACAGGTCGGGCCCCGGGGAGGCAGGTGGGATGGGGCTCAGGGTGCTGGTGAAGGAACCAGGGTGCCCTGGAAGGGTTACGGTGGCACTGGTTATGGATCAGGACTGTGGGAACACAATCTGGTGGGTTAGAGGAAGGCCTCCTGGAGAAGGTGAGGAATTGGCTGAGACCTAAAGGAGAAGGCAGGCAGAGTGGAGGGGAGAGAAGTATGTTTCAGGCACAGGGAACAGCATATGCAGAAGACCAAAGGTGGGCCAGGtgagtgactcacgcctgtaatcccactagcactttgggaggctgacatgggtggaacacctgagctcaggagtttaagacaggcctggcctacatggtgaaaccccatctctactaaaaagacaaaaattagccagatgcagtaacaggtgcctgtaatcctaacactttgggatgctgaggtgggcggatcacttgaggtcaggagcttgtgaccagcatggtcaacatggtaaaccccatggtaaaaatacaaaaattagccaggcatggtggtacacgcctgtagtcccagctacttgggaggctgaggcatgagaattgcttcaacccaggaggcagaggttgtagtgagccaagattgtgccactgcgctccagcctggaagagtgtgagattccatctcaaaaagtaaaagaggGAAGGGCTAAGCTCTTTCAGGTGGGGCATGGAGAGAGGAGGGTGGAGGTCAGCAGGGAAGGAGCCTCTCAGGATGAGAATCTCCTGGCAGGCCTTCATCCTTGACCTCAGCCTTGCCCCCAGGTCCTAGACCGGATCAAAGGTTCACTGCTGCCCCGGCCCGGCCACAACTTTGTGCGGCACTATCTGCGGAATCAGCCGGATCTGTATGGTGAGTGAGGTCATGCATTTGGTTCCTTTCATCGATCACTCCACAAGTATGGCCTGAGttgcagaccccagtgtgcagctGAGGACAAATGAGTCACTCAGAGAGTGTGACTTACCTTCTGTTCAGGGAGACGGGGACATGGACTGCAGAGGGTAGTGGGTAGAGAGCAGCAGAGTGGAGAGGAGGAACGGCCTTGCTGTTTTGCAGGGTGTGGCAGGGCAGGTCTCCCTGAGGAAGGTGAGGAAATGAGCCTTGCTGGCaatgggagggatgggggagaccTAGGAAAAGATGGTTCCAGAAAGGGCATGAGCTCCATGGCAGGAACTTGCATGAACTGCAGGGCGGCATTGCCACTGGAGCGAGTGAGCTGCAGGAAAGGGATGGATCACACAGGCCTCCCATGCTGTGGCGAGAagggatcttgttctgtcacccaggctggagcgcagtgatgtgatctcggctcactgcaatcttcacctcccgggttcaagccgttctcctgcctcagcctcctgagtagctgggattacaggcacgcaccagagtttcaccatgttggccaggctggtctcaaactcctgacctcaggtgatccgcccgccttggcttccctaagtgctgggattacaggcgtgagccactgcacctggctgagaagGAATCTTAGTTACATGTTCTCGGGTCCCTCTCACCATCATGGGGAGTGAGGGCAGAAGCCAGGAGATTGGGGTGCAGGCGGCTACATGGTGGGGACTGTGGATGTAGAGAGTGGTGCTGGATTCTGGAACATGCTGTGGAAGTAGAAGCAACTGGCTTTGCCGCTAgacaggtgggggtggggggagtgggagGGTAGGAGCCGAGGCAGGCTTCAGGGATGTCTGCCTGGACTACAGGATGGATGGAGTTGCCACTTATCCAGGGACCAGCTGGGCAGTGAGGGCAGAGGGCAAGGGCGGTGGGTGAAGCTGGAGATGCCCACCTGGGAGCTTGAACTGGAGACTGCAGTTCTCAGGGCAGAGCCTCaggctctagagcaggcgtccccaaactttttacacagggggccagttcactgtccctcagaccgctggagggctgccacatactgtgctcctctcactgaccaccaatgaaagaggtgccccttcctgaagtgtggcagcgggccggataaatggcctcagggggctgcatgcggcccacgggccgtagtttggggacgcctgctctagaggagGCACAAGGTCCTGGGCTTGGAGGAGGTCACACCAGGAGTGAACAAAGACATGGAAGGGGTCGAGGACTGGGCCCAGCTGCTTCCCATGGCTGACGGGGTCAGAGAGTCAAAGAGGAGGTGACAGGGATTGAGGAACTGACACCAATGAGGTGAGACACAGGCCAACGGTGTGCAGTCCTGAGTGTTTCCGGGAGGGGACAGGCTGAGAGCTGGCACAGGGCTTAGCTACTGGGAGGCCCCCGGTGACCTGCTGAGTCAGACAGGGTGCTTAGGAAGAAGCTGGGGTCTCGGCATACTTGAGTCAGGATACATCTGTCTGGTTGTCCTGGGAGCACATGATCCGGAACCCTGACTGTGCCCCGTGCCCCCAGGGCCCTTCTGGATCTGCGCCACGCTGGCCTTCGTCCTAGCCGTCACCGGCAACCTGACACTGGTGCTGGCCCAGAGGAGGGACCCCTCCATCCATTACAGCCCCCAATTCCACAAGGGTAAGCAGGCGGGCAGGCCCAATGCCTGGCAGGGCCCCAGGAGACAGGGGGTGACTGCTTGCCTTGCCCCCAGTGACCGTGGCAGGTATCAGCATCTACTGCTATGCGTGGCTGGTGCCGCTGGCCCTGTGGGGCTTCCTGCGGTGGCGCAAGGGTGTCCGGGAGCGCGTGGGGCCCTACACCTTCCTGGAGACTGTGTGCGTCTACGGCTACTCCCTCTTTGTCTTCATCCCCATGGTGGTGAGTGTGGCCCAGTGTGCAGTGGGTGGTGGCTGTGTGGGCCCCCCTGGCATGGTCACCTGCCGCTTGTGTTACTCCCAGGTCCTGTGGCTCATCCCTGTGCCTTGGCTGCAGTGGCTCTTTGGGGCACTGGCTCTGGGCCTGTCGGCTGCGGGGCTGGTATTCACCCTGTGGCCCGTGGTCCGTGAGGACACCAGGCTGGTGGCTGCAGCGCTGCTGTCTACAGTTGTGCTGCTCCATGCCCTCTTGGCCATGGGCTGTAAGGTACGGGGCTGGGGTGTCACGGGTAGGCTGAGGGGCTGGGGCGGGTCGGCTGGCCCTGCCTCTAACCCCAGGGATCTCGTGCAGTTGTACTTCTTCCAGTCGCTGCCTCCGGAGCATGTGGCTCCTCCACATCAAGCCGCATCTCTGCCCACAAACATCCCACTGTCCCCTACCCTGCCTCGGTCCATGGCTCCCTCCTAGGAAGGCCCGGGTCCCACAGGTAAGGGACTGTTCCCAGCTGGGCTGTGGGGGTTGCCCTTCCACCCCCCGTGAAGGCGAGGGGTCCCGGGGCCATTCTCAGGCAGTTCTCTCTTTTAGGCAGTACCTAAGTGGACCAACCCCTCTGCCTGTCCTGCCCCCAGACAGTGACTGAACGCTCCCCTGACACCTTGAGATGACTCTGCTACTTTCCAGACTTTTCTTACAAAgcaaacacttttattttctatgcaaAGGTGATTCAGAGAATTTATATAAAGGCGGGCGAAGGGCAGCCGATCAGGGAGCTTTGGGACAGGGCCGGGGCCCCAATATCCCCTGGGGCTGCCTGCTTTCCCCCCTATGGCTCTCCTGGCACAGGAGGGAGAGCCAAGGGGGCACCCTAGCCTGGACAGTGCCCACTCTGCCTGGGCGCACACACGGCGGGCCTGAGCTCCAGCATCTGAACTTGGGGCTGTGAGAAACAGgggagcagaagaagaaactgcctGTGCTGCAACACATTTCCtcgtttattttttcttttttggagggagAGGTCCCTGCAAGGCCCCTTCCCAGGCAGGGGAGGGACGGAAATGCAGTAGTAGGGACTGGAGCGTCTACTAAGACGGAGGGGAGATACTCAGGCCTAATGGTAGCTACAAGGAAAGAGGACACCTTCCATGACACATCCTTGAGGTGTCTATGTCTGCCCCAAGTGGCTGGCGGTGGCTTTCCCTCCAGGCCCAGGGCCTGCAGCCACCTGCTCTAACTCTGGGTGGGGGGCGTGGGGGAGACTTGCAGGGGCTCAGGGACAGGACAGCAGCAAGAGGCAGGGGCCGAGGACGGAGGCCTTCCCAACAGCGGGGTGGGTTGTACATTCAAGTGTGAGGTGAACCCTTTGGTGGGGATGGGGCCCCTGAAGCCTCAGCGGGGCCACCCCTCCCCGCGATGCCTCTGAGTCTGGGGAGAGGGGCTGCTGGCTCGGCCCGGCCGGCCTGGCTTCTCAGAGGGTCTGTGGATTGACACTGGttcttttcataaaaaaataaaattaaaaaaagcagcATGTCACGTCCGTTGTGACCGAGGCCTGGTCGTCGAAGGGAGGCCCTGGTTGGCCAGGCCACCTTCCCACTGGAGTCAGACAAGGGTACAGATGCCGAGGGACCTGGCAGGCAAGGTGGGGCAGCCTGGGCTGGGTGGCAGCTGCTCGCTCCCCGCAGCCAGTTCCAGCAGATGACAAGCCCAGGTCGGGGTGGAGCGGGCAGGAAGGGGGACGAGGGCTCCCACAACATGATCTTGTGTAAAATATGGCAGCGACACGCGCTcagggctgggaggtggaggtcgggGTAAGGGTGGGGATGGCGGCAACGTCGTGTAAAAAAGTGTCCCAGTTCCCATAGCAAAGAGGGCTGTGACTGGGTGTTCGGGCTTCTCCAGTACAAGGGGGAAAGCCGCCCGGCGGGGGGCGGGTGGGAACATCATTTGGTTTCCTGGTGCTGTCAGTCCTCGGGGCAGGCCCCTAGCTCCCGTAGTGCATGGTGTTGGTCGGGATGGACATGGGCGACGCCATGGAGATGGCAGGGCCGCCCATGGTGAACTGGCTGTTGACTGCATAGTGGGCACTCGAGCCACTACCACCGCTGCCCTGGGCGCCGGAGGACCCTGTGGGGAGGGCAGTGGCACTGAGGGGCTGCCCTGGCCTGCCCAGCCCCCAggcagagtcagagagagagaaagggtagGCGAAAGGGCAGGTGGGCGGCCAGACAGAAGATGGCGCCTCACACGCTAGCTCGGCCCCCACgggccctgcccctgccaccCGCATTACCTTGGACAATCCCTGTGCTCATTATGGAGCCCATCCGGGAGTGCGTGTGATTGACAATCCCCGTGTTGGCTGCGCAgcaagagggaggaaagaaggaagggagacgGCGTCACCGTCCCCAGCCACCCAGCCTATGCGCAGTGGTGGGCTGCAGAGCGAGGCAGAGAGGATGGAGGGCCTCGGCCGAGAGCCCCCAGGAAGAGGAAAAGGCGAAAGGACCAAGCACAGGCCGACCTGGTCGCCAGAGGCCCCTCCCGGCCCCCTGGCAGTCCTGGGCACGACTCcctgctgcccctgcccctggGGAACACTCACCTAAAGGAATCAGGTTGTTGTGGCCCACGCTGGAGCCGCCGGCGATAACACTGCTCAGGTCGTAGGCGGTCGGCATCCCTGTGCCCAGAGAGGGAGACGTCAGGGCTGGGGGCAGAGAGGCCAGGCCTGTGGGCGGCCTCCCGGGTTAGCTAGGCGTCGGGGCGGACCCTCCTCACCTGCCACGGCCATCCCGCTGCTGAGGTTGTAGGTGCTGCCCGTGTTCCACATGTTTTCAGAGGGAGATGTGTAGTGGGAGCCGGGTGGGGGCGAGGGCGTCGTGCCCGTGTATCTGTGGCAGAGACTGAGCTATGGGCAGGGGCAAGGGGGCTGCAGGCCTGGGGCACCCCCGTTGCAGGCTGGGGCTCCTCTTacctaaagaaagggtttttcAGATCCAGGAGGTTACTGGATTTGGAGCCAGTCTGGTCAACCTGTGCCACAATACTGATGTCGTAGCTCTGTCTGCAGAGAGGGTGCGGGCAGCGGCATGAGCGGCGGGCAGATGGACCCCTACCCCTTGGCCCCAGGCAGCAGTCGCACCTTTTGTTGGCAATAAGCAGACATGTCCCTGAGAGCGTGTCCCCTGCCTTGGCGAACAGTGGTGACTGGAACAGGCACCGCACCTGGTACCAGTGGGTCAGGGGCTCTGTCGGGGCTGTGGACAGCCACACAGTCATTCTGTGGAGCAGGAACAGGCACGGACTTGAGTGGGCCAGCACCACCACTGGGGCCACCACCCTGTATGCCTTGAGCCCTCCCTGGGCACCTGCCCCCTCTGTCAGGGACCGCTGGGACCCTGGAGCAGAGACAGGCTAGCCACCCGACAGTCCCAGACACATACATGAGCACGCACACATGTGCATACGAGAGACCCCCCAGCCACGAGATGCCTACTTACCATGACATGTGCCAAGAGACGGACACAGGCCTATGAGGGACAGACACTGGGAACGtgggggacacacacacacacacaccccccgcACCCAGTCTCTTGCTCTGAGATAGGCTCTCACTCCCACTGGAAGGGATGGTGGAACCTGGAGCCACGTTTCACCCTCCTAGCCCCCACCAGGTCATAGGTGCAGGAAGCCctgggtggggcggggcggggggcagCACGGGCTGCTCTGCTCTGCAGCACTCACATGGAGCCGATGAAAGCAACGTCAAACCAGAAAGCCAGGCCGTGGACCAGCCCTGAATGCAGCATGTGGAATTTGAATGGGATTTCTATCCTGGAAGGCAAAGGGCAGTGGCTGCTGGGGAAGCCAGGCAGGCGCTGCCGAGAGAGAAGAGGgggtgccaggtgcagaggccTGGGGGCCCCGCCCACCACCTGCCCTGGGACGGCAGGATGCTGGCAGGAACCAGGGGTGGCGCTGACCTTCGGCCTGAGCCAGACCTGGGAGGATGGAGTGTGGGCGCCGGTACCTGTGCAAATCTCCTTCTTTGGCTTCTAAGAAGTTCACTGTGTACTTGACGGACTTGGCCATCAGGATCCGGATGTCAAAAGTGTCCTGGAAGAGACCACAGGTGTGACCATCTTGCACCAGGGTCAGCGTGGAAGAAGAGCCCTGCCCCTTACCCCAGGTCTGGCCACCGCCTCTAGGCTATGCAGCTAAAACTAGCTTGTCCTTCTCAGACACACTGCGAGGAGGGTAAACTGGCACACCACCACCGACGACAATTAGGTGGCAGCTCTCAAAATCACAAGTGTTCATTCACATACAAGATTTGGCACCACAGGAATTTAGCTTTCAGATTCATGAACACATCAACAAACTTACATGGGTAATTACAGACTGTCTGTGGCAGTGACACACTGGAAACCATCTAATTAAACCAATGATGGCCCACCCATCAAAGACCATGCAGATGTGAGAAAGAATGAAGAGGCTCTTTATGAACAGGTGGGGAAAGATCTCCAAGCTAAATCATTAAGCAAGTTAACAAAGCAAGTTAAATAACTAATTGCtaccaggtgtagtggtgtgtatctaactccagctactcaggaggctgaggcaggatgatcgcttaagcccaagagtGTGACTcaaacctgggaaacatagggagaccccgtctcttaaaaaaaaacaacactggtGATGATGTCCACTCCAAGCGATGTTTATATCTGACTAATGCACCTGCTGTGAACTATGTGaaccaaataaaatacaaagaaaagaatatggccaggcgcagtggctcacacctataatcccagcactctgggaggccgagacgggtggatcacgaggtcaagagatcgataccatcctggtcaacatggagaaaccctgtctctactaaaaatacaaaaattagctgggcatggtggtgcacgcctgtagtcccagctactcgggaggctgaggcaggagaattgcttgaatctaggaggcggaggttgcggtgagccgagatcgcgccattgcactccagcgtgggtaacaagagcgaaactccatctcaaaaaaaaaaaaaaaaaaaaaagaataaaccagTTGTTGGAAGCACCAAGGACCAACCAGAGCAGAGCAGCCAGGACTTTGGGGATCAGGCTtctggaaaggaaggaaatgccCTTTCTGGCCTCTGCCTTTTTCCCATGGGGAGGGCAAAAATGGCCACCTCGATGTTTTAGCAGCTTCCCTGGGTGGGAAAGCAAAATGGGAGCTCATGGTTATCAAGGCAGCTCAGACTCAAGGGGCTGCAATGTCAAAGCAAAGGGAAGTATGtgcaggagggagaggtgggcGGTACACACTCAGTGCACCTGTGAAATTGGCCAACTCCTGCGCTTTGAGGGGGGCGGGGCCTCAGAGGATAAGGCAGCGGAAGGCTGCTAGCAAGAGActcaaggccaggcgtggtggcttatgcccgtaatcccagccttttggaaGGCCGATGAgggggcggatcatctgaggtcaggagttcaagactagcctgggtaacatagtgagagcccatgtctacaaaaaataaaattagctgggcatggtggtgcactcctgtagttccagctacttgggaggctgaggcaggaggatcacttgcatctgggaggtcaaggctgcagtaagccatggcGTGAttgagccattacactc
This genomic interval from Saimiri boliviensis isolate mSaiBol1 chromosome 14, mSaiBol1.pri, whole genome shotgun sequence contains the following:
- the TIMM29 gene encoding mitochondrial import inner membrane translocase subunit Tim29; translation: MAAAALRRLWSRRRAEVGVAVAAKPGVWARLGSWARALLRDYAEACRDAAAEARARPGRAAVYVGLLGGAAACCTLAPGEGAFEEALLEASGTLLLLAPATRNRESEAFVQRLLWLRGRGRLRHVNLGLCSLVYEAPFDAQASLYQARCRYLQPRWTDFPGRILDVGFVGRWWVLGARMRDCDINDDEFLHLPAHLRVVGTHQLHSETNERLFHEKYQPVVLTDDQVDQALWEEQVLQKEKKDRLALSQARSLIESEAPR
- the YIPF2 gene encoding protein YIPF2, which gives rise to MAAADELTFHEFEEATNLLAETPDAATTSRSNQPTSQGHVAVAMGSGDSYGAEDEVEEESDKASLLQEKQQQQQQPGFWTFSYYQSFFDVDTSQVLDRIKGSLLPRPGHNFVRHYLRNQPDLYGPFWICATLAFVLAVTGNLTLVLAQRRDPSIHYSPQFHKVTVAGISIYCYAWLVPLALWGFLRWRKGVRERVGPYTFLETVCVYGYSLFVFIPMVVLWLIPVPWLQWLFGALALGLSAAGLVFTLWPVVREDTRLVAAALLSTVVLLHALLAMGCKLYFFQSLPPEHVAPPHQAASLPTNIPLSPTLPRSMAPS